One region of Gemmatimonadota bacterium genomic DNA includes:
- a CDS encoding glycosyltransferase, which produces MIEEVRDFQMEENNKPLVSIIIPHYLGDILSECLAFVYARTSDVPFEVIVADDQPYPDGSLDRALEKFPDIRIVKTGGGNGKPSKGMGAGCNRGLEIAKGAYAMLLNSYVEVGEGWLPPLI; this is translated from the coding sequence TTGATAGAGGAAGTCCGAGATTTTCAGATGGAAGAGAATAATAAACCATTGGTTTCAATTATTATTCCCCATTATTTGGGGGATATTCTTTCCGAGTGTCTGGCATTTGTTTATGCGCGGACATCGGATGTTCCTTTTGAAGTTATTGTAGCAGATGATCAGCCTTATCCCGACGGCAGTCTGGATCGGGCATTGGAAAAGTTTCCGGATATTCGCATTGTGAAGACGGGTGGGGGAAATGGAAAGCCGAGCAAGGGGATGGGCGCCGGGTGCAACCGGGGGTTGGAGATTGCAAAGGGCGCGTATGCGATGTTGTTGAATTCGTATGTGGAGGTGGGCGAAGGGTGGTTGCCGCCGCTGATT